Proteins from a genomic interval of Rubinisphaera italica:
- a CDS encoding succinate dehydrogenase cytochrome b subunit encodes MAWVTDAVKSSIGKKLLMACTGFLLCGFLVMHLLGNLLMYVGPDTYNNYAHALHSQEMLIKVAEFGLLILFAIHIWLGFETNLENRESRKKRYAVKKSKIPDRKVPYFISPENYMLFTGVIVFIFLLIHLGDFTFNITMPDKIEGREPFDKAIIIMRSPLSTISYIIGVLLLGWHLSHGVTSMFQTLGLKHPKYDPLTKTIGPVFAIIIAVGFASFPIYAWLSPYDPYATPGVEEHQEKLHSKSLSDLKAPLCIFTPATIEPHSGWAKTINRV; translated from the coding sequence ATGGCCTGGGTAACCGACGCTGTTAAATCCTCGATTGGCAAGAAATTACTGATGGCCTGCACAGGCTTTCTGCTGTGCGGCTTCCTGGTCATGCATTTGCTCGGCAACCTGCTGATGTATGTTGGTCCAGATACATATAACAATTACGCTCATGCGCTGCATTCCCAGGAAATGCTGATTAAGGTCGCTGAGTTTGGTCTATTGATACTGTTTGCCATTCATATCTGGCTCGGGTTTGAAACGAACTTGGAAAACCGGGAGTCTCGCAAGAAACGATACGCGGTTAAAAAGTCGAAAATTCCAGATCGTAAAGTCCCCTATTTCATCTCTCCAGAGAATTACATGCTGTTTACGGGTGTGATTGTCTTTATCTTCCTGTTAATCCACCTGGGTGATTTCACTTTCAACATCACGATGCCTGATAAAATTGAAGGCCGAGAACCATTTGACAAAGCAATTATTATCATGCGGTCTCCGCTCTCTACGATCAGTTACATCATCGGTGTTCTGTTGCTCGGTTGGCACTTGTCTCATGGAGTAACGAGCATGTTTCAAACGCTCGGTCTGAAACATCCCAAGTATGATCCACTAACAAAAACAATTGGACCTGTCTTCGCGATTATTATTGCAGTTGGTTTTGCCAGCTTTCCAATTTACGCTTGGCTGAGTCCTTACGATCCTTACGCCACTCCTGGTGTTGAAGAACATCAGGAGAAATTACATTCAAAATCGCTTTCTGATTTGAAAGCTCCACTCTGCATTTTTACACCTGCGACGATAGAGCCTCATTCCGGTTGGGCGAAAACGATCAATCGCGTTTAA
- a CDS encoding fumarate reductase/succinate dehydrogenase flavoprotein subunit — MSLLQSNVPEGPIAEKWTRHKNELKLVAPNNKRKYEILVIGTGLAGASAAASLGELGYNVKTFCYQDSARRAHSIAAQGGINAAKNYPNDGDSVWRLFYDTVKGGDYRSREANVYRLAEVSANIIDQCVAQGVPFAREYGGLLANRTFGGAQVSRTFYARGQTGQQLLLGAYSALMRQVNKGKVQNFARREMLDLVNIDGNARGVIVRNMVTGKLERYVGDAVLLCTGGYGNAYYLSTNAMGCNVTAAWRCYKRGAYYANPCYTQIHPTCIPVSGDYQSKLTLMSESLRNDGRVWVPKDVNDKRSPEQIPEADRDYYLERRYPAFGNMVPRDVASRAAKERCDEGFGVNESGRAVYLDFKRAIAEQGQKAIEAKYGNLFHMYRKITNENPYEVPMKIYPAVHYTMGGLWVDYNLQSTIPGLYVLGEANFSDHGANRLGASALMQGLADGYFVAPYTVGHHLASNKLEKVDTNNPAFEQVESEVQGRIDKFLSIKGSRSVDSFHRELGLVMWDNCGMARNAAGLQAAIEKIQSIRWEFWENVHVTGSGHQLNMELEKAGRVADFLEFGELLARDALAREESCGGHFREEHQTPENEAKRDDENFAHVAAWEYQGDNAEPTRHQEELNFENVKLTQRSYK, encoded by the coding sequence ATGTCCCTGTTGCAATCCAACGTTCCCGAAGGTCCCATAGCCGAAAAGTGGACCCGACATAAAAACGAACTGAAACTTGTTGCTCCGAACAACAAGCGAAAGTACGAAATCCTAGTGATCGGTACAGGTCTCGCCGGTGCCTCAGCCGCAGCTTCACTGGGGGAACTGGGATATAACGTGAAAACGTTCTGCTATCAGGATTCCGCTCGTCGTGCTCACAGCATTGCGGCTCAGGGGGGAATAAATGCGGCTAAGAATTATCCCAACGATGGCGATTCCGTCTGGCGGCTGTTCTATGATACCGTCAAAGGGGGCGACTATCGTTCGCGTGAAGCTAATGTTTATCGTTTAGCGGAAGTCTCAGCCAACATCATCGATCAATGTGTTGCTCAGGGAGTCCCTTTCGCCCGCGAATATGGCGGATTACTGGCCAACCGCACCTTCGGAGGAGCTCAGGTCTCGCGAACCTTCTATGCTCGCGGCCAAACTGGTCAGCAATTATTACTCGGTGCTTACTCAGCTTTGATGCGTCAGGTCAATAAAGGCAAAGTTCAGAATTTTGCCCGTCGTGAAATGCTAGATCTGGTCAACATCGACGGAAATGCCCGGGGTGTAATTGTCCGTAACATGGTGACTGGCAAACTCGAACGCTATGTCGGAGATGCCGTTCTACTTTGTACGGGAGGATATGGAAACGCCTACTACCTGTCTACAAACGCTATGGGCTGCAATGTGACGGCAGCCTGGCGATGTTACAAACGAGGTGCCTACTATGCCAATCCCTGTTACACACAGATTCATCCAACGTGTATTCCCGTTTCAGGCGATTATCAATCCAAACTGACACTGATGAGTGAATCCCTTCGAAACGATGGACGTGTCTGGGTCCCAAAAGATGTGAATGATAAACGTTCTCCCGAGCAAATTCCGGAAGCGGATCGTGATTACTATCTAGAACGTCGTTATCCGGCATTCGGAAACATGGTGCCACGCGACGTCGCTTCCCGAGCCGCTAAAGAACGCTGCGATGAAGGATTTGGCGTGAATGAATCGGGCAGGGCAGTCTACCTCGATTTCAAGCGGGCCATTGCCGAACAGGGACAAAAGGCCATTGAAGCCAAGTACGGCAACTTGTTCCACATGTATCGCAAGATTACAAACGAAAATCCCTACGAAGTGCCGATGAAAATTTACCCAGCCGTGCATTATACGATGGGTGGACTGTGGGTCGATTACAACCTGCAAAGCACAATTCCGGGTCTATACGTTTTGGGTGAAGCGAACTTCTCCGATCATGGAGCGAACCGACTTGGAGCCTCGGCTTTGATGCAGGGACTGGCCGATGGGTATTTCGTCGCTCCTTATACCGTTGGTCATCATCTGGCATCAAACAAATTGGAAAAAGTAGACACGAACAATCCTGCTTTCGAGCAGGTCGAATCGGAAGTACAAGGGAGGATCGATAAATTCCTCTCGATTAAAGGTTCTCGTTCAGTAGACAGTTTCCATCGCGAACTCGGTTTAGTCATGTGGGACAACTGTGGCATGGCTCGTAATGCAGCTGGTCTGCAGGCGGCTATTGAAAAAATCCAGAGTATCCGCTGGGAGTTCTGGGAAAATGTCCATGTGACTGGTTCAGGTCATCAACTCAACATGGAACTGGAAAAAGCTGGTCGTGTTGCCGACTTCCTGGAATTCGGCGAACTGCTTGCGCGTGATGCTTTGGCACGTGAAGAATCGTGTGGAGGCCACTTCCGGGAAGAACATCAGACTCCAGAAAATGAAGCGAAAAGAGACGATGAGAACTTCGCACACGTAGCGGCCTGGGAATACCAGGGAGACAATGCCGAACCGACTCGTCATCAGGAAGAACTTAACTTTGAAAACGTCAAGCTGACACAAAGAAGTTACAAGTAA
- a CDS encoding succinate dehydrogenase/fumarate reductase iron-sulfur subunit has product MKLTLHIWRQSNTETKGEFKTYELPDVSEHMSFLEMLDVLNEKLISQNEEPVAFDHDCREGICGSCSMMINGQAHGPDLETTACQLHMRKFKDGDEVWIEPWRADAFPVLKDLVVDRSAFDRIMQAGAFVSVNTGNAPDANSTIVPKMNADLAFDAATCIGCGACVAACKNASAMLFVSAKVSQYALLPQGDPERKTRVLRMVAQMDKEGFGGCSNTNECEAACPAGISVNNIARLNREYVKATLTSRES; this is encoded by the coding sequence ATGAAACTGACACTCCACATCTGGCGACAGTCAAATACGGAAACTAAGGGCGAGTTCAAAACTTATGAACTTCCTGATGTCTCTGAACACATGTCGTTTCTGGAGATGCTCGATGTTTTGAACGAAAAACTGATTTCTCAGAACGAGGAACCAGTCGCATTCGATCACGATTGCCGTGAAGGGATTTGCGGTTCTTGCAGTATGATGATTAACGGTCAGGCTCACGGTCCCGACCTCGAAACGACTGCCTGTCAGTTACATATGCGGAAATTTAAAGACGGGGACGAAGTCTGGATTGAGCCATGGCGAGCCGATGCGTTTCCAGTATTAAAAGACTTGGTCGTTGATCGTTCTGCGTTTGATCGCATCATGCAGGCTGGTGCATTTGTTTCCGTGAACACGGGTAATGCTCCTGACGCCAATTCGACTATCGTACCTAAAATGAATGCCGATCTGGCATTTGATGCGGCCACATGTATTGGCTGTGGAGCTTGTGTTGCGGCGTGCAAAAATGCATCAGCGATGTTATTCGTCTCCGCCAAAGTCTCACAGTATGCTCTTCTGCCACAGGGGGATCCGGAACGCAAAACGCGTGTGCTGCGGATGGTGGCTCAAATGGATAAAGAAGGCTTCGGTGGTTGTTCGAATACCAATGAGTGTGAAGCGGCTTGTCCAGCCGGGATTAGTGTCAATAACATCGCCCGATTGAATCGTGAATATGTCAAAGCCACATTGACGTCACGCGAATCCTAA
- the gcvT gene encoding glycine cleavage system aminomethyltransferase GcvT: MKTSLIEWHRAHQARLVEFAGWEMPIQYSTIVEEHNAVRLQAGLFDISHMGRLYIGGADAEAFLNWVVTIDVSRLSPGRIRYALATNEQGGIRDDVLVYRLENEFLVVVNASNREKIVEFWNTQSQKFSDVQIDDQTLETSMIAVQGPKAVDIIRQDFPQAADLKYYHSVQESGQGGDFLISRTGYTGEDGFEFIGSPDEINAIWSHFYEQNQPTLQACGLGCRDTLRLEAGMPLYGHELSETIDPLSAGLKFAVSLKKESFLGQKQIVSKSEEGLEKQRVGLELEGRRIAREGATVETADGQTIGEVTSGTFSPTLEKSIAMAYVPSQSAVIGTKLLINIRGKTHPAIVTSLPFYQRSSVTG, from the coding sequence ATGAAGACTTCTTTGATCGAATGGCATCGCGCTCATCAGGCTCGACTCGTCGAATTTGCTGGCTGGGAAATGCCAATTCAGTATTCAACGATCGTGGAAGAACATAACGCAGTTCGTCTTCAGGCAGGGTTGTTCGATATTTCCCATATGGGGCGACTCTACATTGGGGGAGCCGATGCAGAAGCCTTTTTGAACTGGGTCGTCACGATCGATGTTTCGCGGCTCTCGCCAGGACGAATCCGCTATGCCTTGGCAACGAACGAGCAGGGGGGGATTCGCGATGATGTTCTCGTATACCGTCTGGAGAATGAATTTCTCGTCGTCGTTAATGCCTCGAATCGGGAAAAGATCGTCGAGTTCTGGAATACTCAATCCCAAAAATTTTCCGATGTACAGATCGATGACCAAACTCTAGAGACATCCATGATTGCTGTTCAGGGGCCCAAGGCTGTCGACATCATTCGTCAGGATTTTCCGCAAGCAGCTGATTTGAAGTATTACCATTCGGTTCAGGAATCAGGGCAGGGGGGAGACTTTCTAATAAGCCGGACCGGATACACGGGAGAAGATGGATTTGAATTCATCGGCTCCCCTGATGAAATCAACGCAATCTGGTCTCATTTTTATGAGCAGAATCAGCCAACACTGCAGGCCTGCGGTTTAGGATGTCGGGATACTTTGCGACTTGAAGCCGGTATGCCGCTCTATGGTCACGAGCTCTCAGAAACAATTGATCCTCTTTCTGCAGGGTTGAAATTCGCAGTCTCACTTAAAAAAGAGAGTTTCCTGGGGCAGAAACAGATTGTGTCAAAGTCCGAAGAGGGGTTAGAGAAACAGCGGGTCGGACTGGAGCTGGAAGGGCGTCGAATCGCCCGAGAAGGAGCGACGGTCGAAACTGCGGATGGGCAAACGATAGGGGAAGTGACATCAGGTACATTCTCGCCAACCCTCGAAAAATCGATAGCTATGGCTTATGTGCCCTCACAGTCAGCTGTAATCGGCACAAAGCTCCTGATTAATATACGCGGTAAAACTCACCCTGCTATCGTGACATCTCTCCCGTTCTACCAAAGATCATCTGTCACGGGATAA
- a CDS encoding SDR family NAD(P)-dependent oxidoreductase, with protein sequence MKRFEDSAAIITGPSDQGIGGAIAERLADEGADLILFGLDKPTRLIKRLVRRGTSVCWHRVDVTNSQMIQEAVTCCYEELGHIEILVNNAGVEFSKKFEEIEDDEWDKLISVNLTGAMKMTRAVLPFLTEQGGVIINIASVLGMAGCPGFHAYSASKAGLIGMTQSLALEIAPYGQRAVCVSPAIVQTPMAHKHSADLSSEAWQKLEDAHPLGIGRPQDVADVVAFLASHEARWMTGMSIPLGWIPSFGLPAPTNSSMIHSSELRKKPVISTK encoded by the coding sequence ATGAAAAGATTTGAAGATTCAGCCGCTATTATTACCGGCCCCAGTGATCAGGGGATTGGTGGAGCTATTGCTGAGAGACTGGCTGATGAAGGTGCAGATTTGATTTTATTTGGTCTTGATAAGCCAACCCGTCTCATCAAACGTCTGGTTCGTCGCGGTACTTCGGTCTGCTGGCATAGAGTCGATGTGACAAATTCTCAGATGATTCAGGAAGCCGTTACTTGCTGTTATGAGGAACTGGGGCACATTGAGATTCTGGTCAATAATGCCGGTGTGGAATTCTCAAAGAAATTCGAAGAGATTGAAGATGATGAGTGGGATAAGCTGATTTCCGTCAACTTGACAGGGGCAATGAAAATGACTCGTGCGGTTTTGCCCTTTTTAACAGAGCAGGGCGGAGTCATTATTAATATTGCTTCAGTCCTGGGAATGGCAGGATGCCCAGGGTTTCATGCTTATTCTGCTTCAAAAGCTGGTTTAATTGGCATGACACAGTCTTTAGCCTTGGAAATTGCCCCTTACGGACAGCGTGCAGTGTGTGTGTCACCAGCCATCGTACAGACTCCGATGGCTCACAAACACAGTGCCGATTTAAGTTCGGAAGCGTGGCAAAAACTGGAAGATGCTCATCCTCTCGGGATTGGAAGACCTCAGGATGTGGCAGATGTTGTTGCTTTTCTAGCTTCCCATGAAGCCCGCTGGATGACGGGAATGTCTATTCCTTTGGGGTGGATTCCTTCTTTTGGTCTACCTGCACCGACAAATTCTTCGATGATTCACTCATCAGAACTTCGCAAAAAGCCGGTGATTTCCACCAAATAA
- a CDS encoding serine/threonine protein kinase, whose translation MSEEHLIDNYRLVNCLATGSCSQIWEVNDQETGERFAMKLLLEEAFKNAEMKATLKREYKIAAGLDHPNIIQVFGHVQTKKHAYMIMEHFGGPNLKQIIRGDILVIHMRLRKLVECLLMGLSHVHEKGWLHRDVKPDNIMMTKATDVRLIDFSLSSKAPSGLSKMLGGKSKSIQGTRTYIAPEIVRRKLPSAQSDLYSFGVSLYECLTGRPPFMGTSPNDLLIKHIQEPPAIPSAFNENVSPEMDKFVLRLLAKKPENRPDSASEALSEFRSVKMFNEDPEAYSTAKITKAKAELDDSVASTLDSRSDAERQQRIRDGLEVAPTPKKQPPAPAKKPEPEKKKAPQRPQQPANQPQMQPPPGWMPGQQMPGQYAPQPGQQMPGYYPQYPNQPMPGQQAPPQGQPNQQQQPPQQRPPQPKPPAPNSPPAKKPAPPAKPQVNPDDLPFADELPDFK comes from the coding sequence GTGTCTGAAGAGCACCTCATAGATAATTACCGCTTGGTGAATTGCCTCGCGACCGGATCCTGCAGTCAGATCTGGGAAGTCAACGATCAGGAAACTGGCGAACGTTTCGCCATGAAGCTGCTACTGGAAGAGGCGTTTAAAAATGCTGAAATGAAGGCGACTTTAAAACGCGAATACAAAATTGCTGCCGGTCTCGATCACCCCAATATCATTCAGGTTTTTGGCCATGTTCAAACCAAAAAACATGCCTACATGATTATGGAACATTTTGGTGGCCCAAATCTGAAACAGATTATCCGTGGAGATATTCTGGTCATCCACATGCGGCTGCGGAAACTGGTGGAATGCCTGTTAATGGGGCTGTCTCATGTTCATGAGAAAGGCTGGCTGCATCGGGATGTAAAACCTGACAATATTATGATGACGAAAGCGACGGATGTCCGCCTGATCGATTTTTCTCTTTCCTCGAAAGCACCTTCAGGCCTATCTAAAATGCTGGGGGGGAAATCGAAATCCATTCAGGGGACTCGAACTTATATCGCGCCGGAAATTGTGCGTCGCAAACTCCCCTCGGCTCAGTCCGATCTCTACAGTTTTGGAGTCTCCCTCTATGAATGTTTGACAGGCAGACCCCCTTTCATGGGAACGTCTCCGAATGATCTGTTGATAAAACATATTCAGGAGCCACCGGCGATTCCCTCGGCTTTCAATGAGAACGTCTCTCCTGAGATGGATAAATTCGTTTTGCGATTGCTGGCCAAAAAGCCCGAGAATCGGCCCGATTCAGCCAGCGAAGCGTTATCTGAATTTCGCAGTGTGAAAATGTTTAACGAGGATCCTGAAGCTTATTCCACCGCAAAAATTACCAAAGCGAAGGCAGAGCTCGATGATTCTGTCGCATCAACTTTGGATAGTCGATCTGATGCTGAGCGACAACAGCGGATTCGTGATGGATTGGAAGTTGCACCGACACCCAAAAAACAGCCCCCGGCACCTGCTAAAAAGCCGGAACCGGAGAAGAAAAAAGCTCCGCAAAGACCTCAGCAGCCTGCAAATCAACCTCAGATGCAACCACCTCCGGGTTGGATGCCGGGACAGCAAATGCCGGGTCAATATGCCCCTCAACCAGGGCAACAAATGCCGGGCTATTATCCCCAGTATCCTAACCAACCCATGCCAGGACAACAGGCTCCACCTCAGGGACAACCGAATCAGCAACAGCAGCCACCTCAGCAACGTCCGCCTCAACCGAAGCCACCTGCTCCAAATTCACCACCAGCAAAAAAACCGGCTCCGCCTGCCAAGCCACAAGTGAATCCCGATGATTTACCATTTGCCGATGAATTGCCTGATTTCAAGTAA
- a CDS encoding acetyl-CoA carboxylase carboxyltransferase subunit alpha, with amino-acid sequence MTLRPLPFEREIHDLEERLESLDAQQDPTPEKLEAIKNMRAEIVRLRREVFENLDPWQIVQVARHENRPQTLDYLDLVFDEFIELHGDRAYGDDRAIVTGMARIDGRKVMFVGQHKGRHLKERTLHNYGMPHPEGYRKAIQKMQMAAKYNLPIVTFIDTAGAYPGIGSEERGISYQIAYNLREMSRLPTPIVSVVISEGGSGGALGIGVGNHVCMMQYAYYSVISPEGCAGILWKHAKHADKAARALRFTANDLLEFGVIDKTVPEPFGGAHRNHRQAATNLKVEIVQALRQLSGKSPQELIDHRYDRFRKIGIFEEGAVGGSEAVS; translated from the coding sequence ATGACCCTTCGGCCACTGCCATTTGAACGTGAAATTCACGACTTAGAAGAACGACTGGAAAGTCTGGATGCTCAGCAGGATCCGACACCGGAAAAGCTCGAAGCCATCAAAAATATGCGTGCCGAGATCGTACGTCTGCGTCGAGAAGTTTTTGAGAACCTCGATCCCTGGCAAATCGTACAAGTTGCCCGCCACGAAAATCGCCCGCAGACACTCGATTATCTCGATCTTGTTTTCGATGAATTTATCGAACTGCACGGCGACCGCGCCTACGGGGATGATCGAGCGATCGTCACTGGGATGGCGCGAATCGATGGTCGCAAAGTGATGTTCGTTGGCCAGCACAAAGGTCGACATCTTAAAGAGAGAACTCTCCATAATTACGGCATGCCGCATCCCGAAGGCTATCGTAAAGCGATACAGAAGATGCAGATGGCAGCCAAGTACAATCTGCCGATTGTTACCTTTATCGATACCGCGGGTGCCTATCCCGGAATTGGTTCTGAAGAACGAGGCATCTCTTATCAGATCGCTTACAACCTTCGCGAAATGTCTCGACTGCCTACTCCGATCGTCAGTGTCGTGATCAGTGAAGGGGGGTCTGGAGGGGCGCTTGGAATTGGCGTTGGGAATCATGTTTGCATGATGCAGTATGCTTACTATTCGGTCATCAGCCCTGAAGGTTGTGCGGGCATTTTGTGGAAGCACGCCAAGCATGCCGATAAGGCCGCCCGCGCTCTGAGATTCACCGCCAACGATTTACTCGAGTTTGGTGTCATCGACAAAACGGTTCCTGAACCATTCGGAGGAGCTCATCGGAATCATCGTCAGGCGGCGACAAATCTTAAAGTCGAGATCGTTCAGGCATTGCGTCAGCTCAGCGGCAAAAGTCCACAAGAGTTGATCGACCATCGCTACGATCGCTTCCGAAAAATTGGCATCTTCGAAGAGGGAGCCGTGGGAGGCAGCGAAGCCGTCTCCTGA